In Roseibium salinum, a single genomic region encodes these proteins:
- a CDS encoding Lrp/AsnC family transcriptional regulator gives MKRTSLDATDIRILSAVQKHGQLSKTRLAEVVNLSPTPCWARLNKLKAAGLIHGYHADIALDRIGDFTQVIVTISLASHRKADFTRFEDHVGKLDEVTECIATGGGMDYVLKVVSPTLAAFQQLMDSMLVAELGIERYMTYIVTRTVKSTRPDIAKLTAGTGK, from the coding sequence ATGAAGAGAACAAGTCTTGATGCCACCGACATACGCATCCTCAGCGCGGTCCAGAAGCACGGCCAACTGAGCAAGACCAGGCTTGCAGAGGTCGTCAACCTGTCGCCCACCCCCTGCTGGGCCCGGTTGAACAAACTGAAGGCGGCCGGGCTCATCCACGGGTATCACGCGGACATCGCGCTTGACCGCATCGGGGACTTCACCCAGGTCATCGTGACCATCTCGCTGGCGAGCCACCGCAAGGCCGATTTTACCCGTTTCGAGGACCATGTCGGCAAGCTCGACGAGGTCACGGAGTGCATCGCCACAGGCGGGGGAATGGACTATGTCCTGAAGGTCGTCAGCCCGACTCTCGCGGCCTTTCAGCAGCTGATGGACTCCATGCTCGTCGCCGAACTGGGGATTGAGCGCTACATGACCTATATCGTGACGCGCACGGTGAAATCCACGCGGCCCGACATTGCGAAGCTGACGGCCGGAACCGGCAAGTGA
- a CDS encoding MBL fold metallo-hydrolase yields MTVRFEQFLSEGVAACSYLLGDDAEGVAAVIDPRPDTDVYLEAARRLGVAITHVFETHIHADFMSGARELADRLGDEARLCVSVEGGAEYGFPHEPVRDGDRFTFGGLTMEARFVPGHTPEHLSFLLHETERDEPWGVVTGDSFFVDSVGRPDLLGEEQTDELTEALFHTVHDFYLKLDDGVIIYPGHAAGSACGPDIGDRLSSTIGYERRHNPYARIGDLDAFREAITQNAPPVPTHYPRLKRVNAEGPSVIGRLPKAPALPPETFAKAIEAGSQLLDTRDMQAFGAGHIAGALNIGARPELSVWAGWLLDPRKPIYLVVEDDEDLPRVVTLLWRTGFVEFGGYLAGGIASWRESGRPMARIPQVPVHELNTADPTVQPLDVRSEDEWQDGFIPGAWHVFLGELRERLPELDRHQPYATYCASGFRASMAASILAAAGFERVCNVPGSWMAWKGAGLDIETQEEK; encoded by the coding sequence ATGACGGTCCGTTTCGAACAGTTCCTGTCCGAAGGGGTGGCGGCCTGCTCCTATCTTCTGGGCGACGATGCCGAGGGTGTGGCCGCCGTTATTGATCCGCGGCCGGACACCGACGTCTATCTGGAAGCCGCGCGGCGCCTGGGCGTCGCAATCACCCATGTATTCGAGACACACATTCACGCCGACTTCATGAGCGGGGCACGTGAACTGGCAGACCGTCTTGGCGATGAGGCCAGGCTCTGCGTCAGTGTCGAGGGCGGTGCTGAATACGGCTTTCCACATGAGCCTGTGCGCGACGGCGACCGGTTCACTTTCGGCGGCCTCACCATGGAGGCGCGGTTTGTCCCCGGCCATACGCCCGAGCACCTTTCGTTTCTCCTCCACGAGACCGAGCGCGACGAGCCGTGGGGCGTCGTCACCGGTGACAGCTTCTTTGTCGACTCGGTGGGCCGGCCCGACCTTCTGGGAGAGGAGCAAACCGACGAGCTGACCGAGGCCCTCTTCCACACGGTTCACGACTTCTACCTTAAGCTCGACGACGGCGTCATCATCTATCCTGGCCATGCAGCCGGGTCTGCCTGTGGCCCGGATATCGGCGACCGGCTTTCCAGCACGATCGGTTATGAGCGCCGGCACAATCCTTACGCCCGCATCGGTGACCTGGACGCTTTTCGTGAAGCGATAACGCAGAACGCTCCGCCGGTGCCCACACACTATCCGCGTCTCAAGCGCGTCAACGCCGAGGGGCCATCGGTGATCGGCCGCCTGCCGAAGGCGCCTGCCCTGCCTCCGGAAACATTCGCCAAGGCCATTGAAGCCGGTTCGCAACTGCTCGACACGCGCGATATGCAAGCCTTCGGTGCCGGACACATTGCCGGAGCCTTGAACATCGGTGCCAGGCCGGAGCTTTCGGTGTGGGCCGGCTGGCTGCTCGATCCCCGGAAACCGATCTATCTGGTTGTCGAGGACGACGAGGATCTGCCGCGCGTCGTCACGCTTCTGTGGCGCACCGGCTTTGTGGAGTTTGGCGGATACCTGGCCGGCGGCATCGCCTCCTGGCGCGAGAGCGGGCGGCCAATGGCCAGGATCCCCCAGGTGCCGGTACACGAACTGAACACGGCCGATCCCACCGTCCAGCCGCTCGACGTGCGCAGCGAAGACGAGTGGCAGGACGGCTTTATCCCCGGCGCTTGGCATGTGTTTCTGGGCGAGTTGCGGGAACGCCTCCCGGAGCTCGACCGCCATCAGCCATACGCCACCTACTGCGCCAGCGGTTTTCGCGCCAGCATGGCTGCCAGCATTCTTGCGGCCGCGGGCTTTGAACGCGTGTGCAATGTGCCGGGCAGCTGGATGGCCTGGAAGGGTGCCGGATTGGATATCGAAACACAGGAAGAGAAATAG
- a CDS encoding protein tyrosine phosphatase family protein, giving the protein MQDAIRINDRYTVARFAPTGGAIRQAADEGYRSIVNLKTPDEKQELPPAEEGQIVREHGLSYVHHPVAGENLSNETVDWFRELVEEIPGPVLVHCASGKRSGALVMMHMAVQEGLSGQQAIEKAASLGFECDTPQLEGFVRKYVERRTAV; this is encoded by the coding sequence ATGCAGGACGCAATCCGGATCAACGACCGGTATACCGTCGCCAGGTTCGCACCGACGGGCGGGGCCATCCGTCAGGCGGCCGACGAGGGATACAGATCGATCGTCAATCTGAAAACACCGGACGAGAAGCAGGAGTTGCCCCCTGCCGAGGAAGGCCAGATCGTCCGGGAACACGGCCTGTCCTATGTCCACCACCCCGTCGCCGGCGAAAACCTCTCGAACGAGACGGTCGACTGGTTCCGCGAGCTGGTTGAAGAGATTCCCGGACCTGTCCTCGTACATTGTGCCAGCGGCAAGCGTTCGGGAGCGCTGGTCATGATGCATATGGCCGTTCAGGAAGGACTGTCCGGACAGCAGGCGATCGAAAAGGCGGCCTCCCTGGGCTTTGAGTGCGACACACCGCAGCTCGAGGGCTTCGTACGCAAATATGTTGAACGGCGCACGGCTGTCTAG
- a CDS encoding TetR/AcrR family transcriptional regulator: MSVRKTAEERKDEILEAALHLSDEVGPDRLSTEAIAQRVGLTQPGIFRHFPTKQSIWLGVAEKISMAMQAGWRRALGTREDAEDRLPSLVLAQLKLIQSVPGIPAILFSRELHAENDLLRKAVLGLMNNFRKALSAEFKRGQADGKFRGDLDPDDAALILIGLVQGLAVRWSLSGRTFALVDEGSRFLDMHMRFFREPAQAPATSEKTQ, from the coding sequence ATGTCTGTCAGAAAGACCGCTGAAGAGCGAAAAGACGAAATCCTAGAGGCGGCGCTGCACCTGTCCGACGAAGTCGGTCCGGACCGCCTCTCGACGGAGGCGATCGCGCAGCGCGTCGGTCTGACACAGCCCGGAATTTTCCGGCACTTTCCCACCAAGCAGTCCATCTGGCTCGGCGTTGCGGAAAAGATCTCGATGGCGATGCAAGCCGGTTGGCGTCGTGCGCTCGGGACCAGGGAGGACGCGGAAGATCGTCTTCCCTCTCTGGTGCTGGCGCAGCTGAAACTCATCCAGTCAGTGCCCGGCATACCCGCGATCCTGTTTTCCCGGGAACTGCATGCGGAGAACGACCTGCTTCGCAAGGCTGTGCTCGGTCTGATGAACAACTTCAGGAAAGCCCTTTCAGCCGAGTTCAAACGCGGCCAGGCCGACGGCAAATTCCGAGGTGATCTCGATCCTGATGATGCCGCACTGATCCTGATCGGACTTGTCCAGGGGCTGGCGGTACGCTGGTCGTTGAGCGGACGGACTTTCGCGCTGGTCGATGAAGGCTCCAGGTTTCTCGACATGCACATGAGATTTTTCCGCGAGCCAGCTCAGGCACCTGCAACATCGGAGAAAACGCAATGA